Proteins encoded together in one Halorubellus sp. JP-L1 window:
- the dnaK gene encoding molecular chaperone DnaK — protein MASNKILGIDLGTTNSAFAVMEGGDPEIIVNNEGDRTTPSVVAFTDDGERLVGKPAKNQAIQNPERTIASIKRHMGEEDYAVEIDDEEYSPEQISAMTLQKIKRDAEDYLGDDVEKAVITVPAYFSDRQRQATKDAGEIAGFDVERIINEPTAAAMAYGLDDDSDQTVLVYDLGGGTFDVSILDLGGGVYEVVATNGDNDLGGDDWDHAIIDWLAEEFESEHGIDLRDDRQALQRLKDAAEEAKIELSSRKETEINLPFITATDDGPIHLEESLTRAKFESLSADLIERTQGPTEQALDDAGYDKGDIDDVILVGGSTRMPQVKEQVEAMLDIEPKGNVNPDEAVALGAAIQGGVLGGEVDDIVLLDVTPLSLGIEVKGGLFERLIEKNTTIPTEESKIFTTAADNQTTVQVRVFQGEREIAEENEMLGEFHLTGIPPAPAGTPQIEVAFSIDENGIVNVTAEDKGSGNKEDITIEGGAGLSDAEIDQMQEEAKEHAEEDKLRRERIEARNNAEATLQRAEKLLDENADEVDDALVGDIEAQMDELEATLEDDEADKEEIEDASKALSEELQEIGKQMYDGAAQGGPQGGPEGGMGGAGMGGEGGMGGMGGDGAAAADGDDEEEYVDADFEDVEEDEEA, from the coding sequence ATGGCGAGCAACAAGATTCTCGGTATCGACCTCGGTACCACGAACAGCGCGTTCGCGGTGATGGAAGGTGGGGACCCGGAGATCATCGTCAACAACGAGGGCGACCGAACGACGCCGAGCGTCGTCGCGTTCACCGACGACGGTGAGCGCCTCGTCGGGAAGCCCGCGAAGAACCAGGCGATCCAGAATCCCGAGCGAACGATCGCCTCCATCAAGCGTCACATGGGCGAGGAGGACTACGCGGTCGAGATCGACGACGAGGAGTACTCGCCCGAGCAGATCTCGGCGATGACGCTCCAGAAGATCAAGCGCGACGCCGAGGACTACCTCGGCGACGACGTCGAGAAGGCCGTCATCACGGTGCCCGCGTACTTCAGCGACCGCCAGCGGCAGGCGACGAAGGACGCCGGCGAGATCGCGGGCTTCGACGTGGAGCGCATCATCAACGAGCCGACGGCCGCCGCGATGGCGTACGGGCTGGACGACGATTCTGACCAGACCGTGCTCGTGTACGACCTCGGTGGGGGGACGTTCGACGTCTCCATTCTCGACCTCGGCGGCGGCGTGTACGAGGTCGTCGCGACGAACGGGGACAACGACCTCGGTGGGGACGACTGGGACCACGCGATCATCGACTGGCTCGCCGAGGAGTTCGAGAGCGAGCACGGCATCGACCTGCGCGACGACCGGCAGGCGCTCCAGCGCCTGAAGGACGCCGCCGAGGAGGCGAAGATCGAGCTCTCGAGCCGGAAGGAGACGGAGATCAACCTGCCGTTCATCACGGCGACGGACGACGGCCCGATCCACCTCGAGGAGAGCCTGACGCGAGCGAAGTTCGAGTCGCTGTCGGCGGACCTCATCGAGCGCACGCAGGGCCCGACCGAGCAAGCGCTCGACGACGCGGGCTACGACAAGGGCGACATCGACGACGTCATCCTCGTGGGCGGGTCGACGCGGATGCCCCAGGTCAAGGAGCAGGTCGAGGCGATGCTGGACATCGAACCGAAGGGGAACGTCAACCCGGACGAGGCGGTCGCGCTCGGCGCGGCGATCCAAGGTGGCGTGCTCGGCGGCGAAGTCGACGACATCGTCCTGCTGGACGTGACGCCGCTCAGCCTCGGTATCGAGGTGAAGGGCGGGCTGTTCGAGCGTCTCATCGAGAAGAACACGACGATTCCGACCGAGGAGTCGAAGATCTTCACGACGGCGGCGGACAACCAGACGACGGTCCAGGTGCGCGTGTTCCAGGGCGAGCGCGAGATCGCCGAGGAGAACGAGATGCTCGGCGAGTTCCACCTCACCGGCATCCCGCCGGCGCCCGCTGGCACGCCCCAGATCGAGGTGGCGTTCAGCATCGACGAGAACGGTATCGTGAACGTCACGGCCGAGGACAAGGGCAGCGGGAACAAGGAGGACATCACGATCGAGGGCGGTGCTGGGCTCTCGGACGCGGAGATCGACCAGATGCAGGAGGAGGCCAAGGAGCACGCCGAGGAGGACAAGCTCCGGCGTGAACGCATCGAGGCGCGGAACAACGCGGAGGCGACGCTCCAGCGCGCGGAGAAGCTCCTGGACGAGAACGCCGACGAGGTCGACGACGCGCTCGTCGGGGACATCGAGGCGCAGATGGACGAGCTCGAGGCGACGCTCGAGGACGACGAGGCCGACAAGGAAGAGATCGAGGACGCGTCGAAGGCGCTCTCGGAGGAACTCCAGGAGATCGGTAAGCAGATGTACGACGGCGCGGCCCAGGGTGGCCCGCAGGGTGGCCCCGAGGGCGGCATGGGCGGCGCCGGTATGGGCGGCGAAGGCGGCATGGGTGGCATGGGCGGCGACGGTGCCGCGGCCGCCGACGGCGACGACGAGGAGGAGTACGTCGACGCCGACTTCGAGGACGTCGAAGAGGACGAGGAAGCGTAA
- a CDS encoding VOC family protein translates to MTDHPTLVGHVHLKVRDADRAVEFYTDVLGLEVTERHGSFAFLSFGDRHHDVALQGVGADAPGPGPGVGLYHTAFEVDAGATLAAVYERVRERDVAVSPVDHGISKAIYFDDPDGNGVEVYLDTRADRDQYEWAGVNDRFDPSAIA, encoded by the coding sequence ATGACCGATCACCCCACCCTCGTCGGGCACGTTCACCTGAAGGTCCGCGACGCCGACCGCGCCGTCGAGTTCTACACGGACGTCCTCGGGCTGGAGGTGACGGAACGCCACGGCTCGTTCGCGTTCCTCTCCTTCGGCGACCGACACCACGACGTCGCGCTCCAGGGCGTCGGCGCGGACGCACCCGGCCCCGGTCCCGGCGTCGGCCTCTACCACACCGCGTTCGAGGTCGACGCGGGCGCGACGCTCGCTGCAGTCTACGAGCGCGTCCGAGAGCGCGACGTCGCCGTCTCGCCCGTCGACCACGGCATCAGCAAGGCCATCTACTTCGACGACCCCGACGGGAACGGCGTCGAGGTGTACCTCGACACGCGCGCCGACCGCGACCAGTACGAGTGGGCGGGCGTCAACGACCGGTTCGATCCGAGCGCCATCGCGTGA
- a CDS encoding polymer-forming cytoskeletal protein, which produces MSLHTDPLDELKIPSGTTVEEHDLVADGDVVVGGRSTIEFGVRGHNVLCGEGVKIGGNVEAEGDLRLDMWSDVSGNVLVGRDAYVGERVHIGGQLRVAGDLDVGDDVDIEEGFEANGWIVIRNPMPTVVFLFVYLKQLMLMGEDEAAEQFADEAFETEAIEEDPLVIPRSATVNDDAWRVSTPATIGDDCRIHGNVRAESIEIGEDNNVFGSLRAKEDIVVGEGTRIHGDVTTRNGKVKIAPGAKVLGDIGCKDLELSKNAEVDGRMRARGEVQMLGLSGRSIE; this is translated from the coding sequence GTGTCACTGCACACGGACCCGCTCGACGAACTCAAGATCCCCAGCGGGACGACCGTCGAGGAGCACGACCTCGTCGCGGACGGCGACGTCGTCGTCGGCGGTCGGTCCACGATCGAGTTCGGGGTCCGTGGGCACAACGTCCTCTGCGGCGAGGGCGTGAAGATCGGTGGGAACGTCGAGGCGGAGGGCGACCTGCGCCTGGACATGTGGTCGGACGTCTCCGGGAACGTCCTCGTCGGCCGGGACGCGTACGTCGGCGAGCGCGTCCACATCGGCGGCCAGCTCCGGGTCGCGGGCGACCTGGACGTCGGCGACGACGTCGACATCGAGGAGGGGTTCGAGGCGAACGGCTGGATCGTCATCCGGAACCCGATGCCGACCGTCGTCTTCCTGTTCGTGTACCTCAAGCAACTCATGCTGATGGGCGAGGACGAGGCAGCGGAGCAGTTCGCGGACGAGGCGTTCGAGACCGAAGCGATCGAGGAGGACCCGCTCGTGATCCCGCGGTCGGCAACGGTGAACGACGACGCGTGGCGGGTGTCGACGCCCGCGACGATCGGCGACGACTGCCGCATCCACGGGAACGTCCGCGCGGAGTCGATCGAGATCGGCGAGGACAACAACGTCTTCGGGAGCCTGCGCGCGAAGGAGGACATCGTCGTCGGCGAGGGTACGCGCATCCACGGTGACGTCACCACGCGCAACGGGAAGGTGAAGATCGCGCCGGGCGCGAAGGTGCTGGGCGACATCGGCTGCAAGGACCTCGAACTCTCGAAGAACGCGGAGGTCGACGGTCGGATGCGCGCCCGCGGTGAGGTCCAGATGCTCGGCCTCAGCGGCCGCAGCATCGAGTAG
- a CDS encoding DEAD/DEAH box helicase family protein: protein MTVTLRYENGSVRVDGDVSDAVRSTLPGVESDPRSGGLRAPAFRYAAIRDALSAADVAVDDRGLDLDDVPNLETSYELRSYQEDAVDAWEDAGRRGNLELPTGSGKTVIALAAMAALSTPTLVVVPTIDLLEQWRTELEAEFDVPIGQFGGGEQRIEPITVSTYDSAYLKAEDVGDRFGFVVFDEVHHLGGEGYRDAARLLAAPARMGLTATFERPDDAHEVVAELVGPLVHRLSVDDLAGEHLAPYDVKRVEVELTPEERERYEANQETFTDYLATSGIQMRSGSDYQELVKRSGTDPEAREALLAKERARRIMLGSEAKVAALGDVLDRHRDDRVIVFTAHNDFAYEVAERFLVPVVTHQTSASERREILDRFREGRYSRIVSSNVLDEGVDVPEANVGVVCSGSGSEREFTQRLGRILRPRDGKTARLYEIVSADTAEERVASRRR, encoded by the coding sequence GTGACCGTCACGCTCCGGTACGAGAACGGCTCGGTGCGCGTCGACGGCGACGTCTCGGACGCAGTCCGCTCGACGCTCCCTGGCGTGGAGTCGGACCCGCGGAGCGGCGGCCTCCGCGCCCCGGCGTTCCGATACGCGGCGATCCGCGATGCGCTCTCGGCCGCGGACGTCGCCGTCGACGACCGCGGCCTCGACCTCGACGACGTCCCGAACCTGGAGACGTCGTACGAGCTACGGTCCTACCAGGAGGACGCCGTCGACGCCTGGGAGGACGCCGGGCGGCGCGGGAACCTGGAACTCCCCACCGGGAGCGGGAAGACCGTGATCGCGCTCGCTGCGATGGCGGCGCTGTCGACGCCGACGCTCGTCGTCGTCCCCACCATCGACCTGCTCGAACAGTGGCGCACCGAACTGGAGGCGGAGTTCGACGTCCCCATCGGCCAGTTCGGGGGCGGCGAGCAGCGTATCGAGCCGATCACGGTGTCGACGTACGACTCGGCGTACCTCAAAGCCGAGGACGTCGGCGACCGGTTCGGGTTCGTGGTGTTCGACGAGGTCCACCACCTCGGCGGCGAGGGCTACCGCGACGCCGCGCGCCTACTCGCCGCGCCCGCTCGGATGGGGCTCACGGCGACGTTCGAGCGCCCGGACGACGCCCACGAGGTCGTCGCCGAACTCGTCGGGCCGCTCGTCCACCGCCTGAGCGTCGACGACCTCGCCGGCGAGCACCTCGCGCCGTACGACGTCAAGCGCGTCGAGGTCGAACTCACGCCCGAGGAACGCGAACGCTACGAGGCGAACCAGGAGACGTTCACGGACTACCTCGCCACCTCGGGCATCCAGATGCGCAGCGGGAGCGACTACCAGGAACTCGTCAAACGATCTGGGACCGACCCCGAGGCACGCGAAGCCCTCCTCGCGAAGGAGCGCGCGCGCCGCATCATGCTCGGGAGCGAGGCGAAGGTCGCGGCGCTCGGGGACGTCCTCGACCGGCACCGCGACGACCGCGTCATCGTGTTCACGGCACACAACGACTTCGCGTACGAGGTCGCCGAACGCTTCCTCGTCCCCGTCGTCACGCACCAGACGAGCGCGAGCGAGCGTCGGGAGATACTCGACCGGTTCCGCGAGGGCCGGTACTCGCGGATCGTGTCCTCGAACGTCCTCGACGAGGGCGTCGACGTCCCGGAGGCGAACGTGGGCGTCGTCTGCTCGGGGAGCGGGAGCGAGCGCGAGTTCACGCAACGCCTCGGCCGCATCCTCCGGCCGCGCGACGGGAAGACCGCGCGCCTCTACGAGATCGTGAGCGCGGACACCGCCGAGGAGCGCGTCGCGAGCCGGCGACGGTGA
- a CDS encoding DUF5800 family protein — MTTLSFDEDGVDVVYEGTEFRMERELIEEATDKDYYDVTDHEVMKLVAEQPDLTGEPRLVRDIVR; from the coding sequence ATGACGACGCTCTCTTTCGACGAGGACGGGGTCGACGTGGTGTACGAGGGCACGGAGTTCCGGATGGAGCGCGAGCTCATCGAGGAGGCGACGGACAAGGACTACTACGACGTCACCGACCACGAGGTCATGAAGCTGGTCGCCGAGCAACCGGACCTCACCGGCGAACCGCGGCTCGTCCGCGACATCGTGCGGTGA
- a CDS encoding nucleotide exchange factor GrpE, translating to MTEDDGSVDSAVDAEEADDSAPPDGAESGGEQGAEDADDVADNDANPDDGFVTADPEPAADAADVDEPVGGTGGEDATRAATPVSEDIVDRVAEYDDDAAGEVRALVERAFELKTQAERVPELEARVDELEDDVESLREEREDLQSKLRRKQADFKNYKERQKRKQEEMKERATEDLVERIVGVRDDLKRALDQDVDDGESIRDGVEMTLKEFDRVLAEENVEEIAPEAGEDVDPQRHEVMVRVDSEHPEGTVAEVFNPGYEMADRVVQAAQVTVSNGANHSTRDEDASADADESAAETDGSSEGSDAETDGSSEGSDAETDGSGVEGEADGEESGDEAVALGGEVDDGTASGEDVGQASDEDISAALDDE from the coding sequence ATGACCGAAGACGACGGTTCAGTGGACTCCGCGGTCGACGCCGAGGAGGCCGACGACTCGGCACCCCCCGACGGTGCCGAGTCGGGGGGCGAACAGGGCGCCGAAGACGCCGATGACGTGGCCGACAACGACGCGAACCCCGACGACGGCTTCGTGACGGCAGACCCCGAGCCTGCAGCGGACGCGGCCGACGTCGACGAACCGGTCGGGGGCACCGGCGGCGAGGACGCGACCCGGGCGGCGACGCCCGTCAGCGAGGACATCGTCGACCGCGTCGCCGAGTACGACGACGACGCCGCGGGCGAGGTCCGTGCGCTCGTCGAACGCGCGTTCGAACTGAAGACGCAGGCCGAGCGCGTCCCCGAACTTGAGGCTCGCGTCGACGAACTCGAGGACGACGTCGAGTCGCTCCGAGAGGAGCGCGAGGACCTCCAGTCGAAGCTCCGACGGAAGCAAGCGGACTTCAAGAACTACAAGGAGCGCCAGAAGCGCAAGCAAGAGGAGATGAAGGAGCGCGCGACCGAGGACCTCGTGGAGCGCATCGTCGGCGTCCGCGACGACCTCAAGCGCGCGCTCGACCAGGACGTCGACGACGGGGAGAGCATCCGCGACGGCGTCGAGATGACGCTCAAGGAGTTCGATCGCGTGCTCGCCGAGGAGAACGTCGAGGAGATCGCGCCCGAGGCCGGCGAGGACGTCGACCCGCAGCGCCACGAGGTGATGGTGCGCGTCGACAGCGAACACCCTGAGGGCACCGTCGCCGAGGTGTTCAACCCCGGGTACGAGATGGCGGACCGCGTCGTCCAGGCGGCGCAGGTGACGGTGAGCAACGGCGCGAACCACTCCACGCGCGACGAGGACGCGAGCGCGGACGCGGACGAGTCAGCAGCGGAAACGGACGGTTCGAGTGAGGGGAGCGACGCGGAGACCGACGGTTCGAGTGAGGGGAGCGACGCGGAAACGGACGGTTCGGGCGTGGAGGGCGAGGCGGACGGCGAGGAGTCGGGCGACGAGGCGGTGGCGCTCGGCGGTGAAGTCGACGACGGGACGGCGTCGGGGGAGGACGTCGGTCAGGCGAGCGACGAGGACATTAGTGCAGCCCTCGACGACGAGTAG
- a CDS encoding RsmB/NOP family class I SAM-dependent RNA methyltransferase, with protein sequence MEPFERYRDVVDDFDAFLAACERGLPMAVRVNTLRATPEEAVAAFEAEGVDVERVDWHPHVLVPDTDKPGSTWPGYHGWTHGQEEVSAIPATVLDPQPGERVFDACAAPGSKTTQLAAMMNDEGTVVANDNNLGRLSALRFNTERLGVTNTVVTNRDARNYSLKPFQDDADDDAALFDRVLVDAPCSCEGTIRKNPDALDNWNLGHVEQVASVQRGILRRAVQVTEPGGTVVYSTCTFAPEENEAVLDHVLAEEPVAVVDYDLPLEHVDGLTEFEGESFDPQVANAKRVYPHHNDTGGFFTAKLEVTAE encoded by the coding sequence ATGGAGCCATTCGAGCGGTACCGGGACGTCGTCGACGACTTCGACGCGTTCCTCGCGGCATGCGAGCGCGGCCTGCCCATGGCGGTGCGCGTGAACACGCTGCGGGCGACGCCCGAGGAGGCGGTGGCGGCGTTCGAGGCGGAGGGCGTCGACGTGGAGCGCGTCGACTGGCATCCGCACGTGCTGGTGCCGGACACGGACAAGCCGGGGTCGACGTGGCCGGGTTATCACGGGTGGACGCACGGCCAGGAGGAGGTGTCGGCGATCCCGGCGACCGTCCTCGACCCCCAGCCGGGCGAGCGCGTGTTCGACGCGTGCGCCGCCCCGGGGAGCAAGACCACGCAGCTCGCGGCGATGATGAACGACGAGGGCACGGTGGTCGCGAACGACAACAACCTCGGTCGACTCTCCGCGCTCCGGTTCAACACGGAGCGCCTCGGGGTGACGAACACCGTCGTGACGAACCGCGACGCCCGGAACTACTCGCTGAAGCCGTTCCAGGACGACGCCGACGACGACGCGGCGCTGTTCGACCGCGTACTCGTCGACGCTCCGTGTTCGTGCGAGGGCACGATCCGGAAGAACCCGGACGCGCTCGACAACTGGAACCTCGGGCACGTCGAGCAAGTCGCGAGCGTCCAGCGTGGCATTCTCCGGCGGGCCGTCCAGGTGACCGAGCCGGGCGGGACGGTCGTCTACTCGACGTGCACGTTCGCGCCCGAGGAGAACGAGGCCGTGCTCGATCACGTGCTCGCAGAGGAGCCGGTCGCGGTCGTCGACTACGACCTCCCGCTCGAGCACGTCGACGGCCTCACCGAGTTCGAAGGCGAGTCGTTCGACCCCCAGGTGGCGAACGCCAAGCGCGTCTACCCGCACCACAACGACACCGGCGGGTTCTTCACCGCGAAACTGGAGGTGACCGCCGAATGA
- a CDS encoding pyridoxal phosphate-dependent aminotransferase — MTEFAERATKVSISGIREVFEAAGEDAINLGLGQPDFPTPSHARQAAVDAIQSGDADAYTSNKGTLALREAIAGRYSEDQNLDVDPEDVIATAGGSEALHIAMQAHVDPGDEVIYPDPGFVAYENLTHVAGGEPVPVPLRDDLTMDPAAVEEAITEDTAAFVVNSPANPTGAVQSREDVQEFARIADEHDVLCISDEVYEHIVFEGEHHTPLAFAESDNVAVVSACSKTYSMTGWRLGWVTSSTPRIERMLRVHQYIQACASAPAQYAAEAALSGPQDVVDDMVGQFEERRDVVLDGLEDMGLDVPTPSGAFYVMPEVPEGWVDAVLERDVVVVPGEAFGAHGEGYARISYATDVETLKEALAVMREATEAVR; from the coding sequence ATGACGGAGTTCGCAGAGCGAGCGACGAAGGTCTCCATCAGTGGCATTCGCGAAGTGTTCGAGGCGGCCGGCGAGGACGCCATCAACCTCGGACTCGGCCAGCCGGACTTCCCGACGCCATCGCACGCGCGCCAGGCGGCGGTCGACGCGATCCAGTCCGGGGACGCCGACGCGTACACGTCGAACAAGGGCACGCTCGCGCTCCGCGAAGCGATCGCGGGCCGCTACAGCGAGGACCAGAACCTCGACGTCGACCCGGAGGACGTCATCGCGACCGCTGGCGGGTCGGAGGCGCTGCACATCGCGATGCAGGCGCACGTCGACCCGGGCGACGAAGTGATCTACCCCGACCCGGGGTTCGTCGCGTACGAGAACCTCACGCACGTCGCGGGCGGCGAGCCAGTGCCGGTCCCGCTACGGGACGACCTGACGATGGACCCCGCGGCCGTCGAGGAGGCGATCACGGAGGACACGGCGGCGTTCGTCGTGAACTCGCCCGCGAACCCGACGGGCGCGGTCCAGTCCAGGGAGGACGTCCAAGAGTTCGCGCGTATCGCGGACGAGCACGACGTGCTCTGCATCAGCGACGAGGTGTACGAGCACATCGTCTTCGAGGGCGAGCACCACACGCCGCTCGCGTTCGCGGAGAGCGACAACGTCGCGGTCGTGAGCGCGTGCTCGAAGACGTACTCGATGACGGGCTGGCGCCTGGGGTGGGTGACGTCGTCGACGCCGCGTATCGAACGCATGCTGCGCGTCCACCAGTACATCCAGGCCTGTGCCAGCGCGCCGGCGCAGTACGCCGCAGAGGCGGCGCTTTCGGGCCCGCAGGACGTCGTCGACGACATGGTCGGGCAGTTCGAGGAGCGCCGCGACGTCGTCCTCGACGGCCTCGAGGACATGGGCCTGGACGTTCCGACGCCGTCGGGCGCGTTCTACGTGATGCCGGAGGTCCCAGAGGGCTGGGTGGACGCCGTCCTCGAACGGGACGTCGTCGTCGTCCCCGGCGAGGCGTTCGGCGCCCACGGCGAGGGCTACGCTCGCATCTCGTACGCGACGGACGTGGAGACGCTGAAGGAGGCGCTCGCGGTGATGCGCGAGGCGACCGAAGCGGTCCGCTAA
- a CDS encoding proteasome assembly chaperone family protein: MAHVKEHVDVEFENPLLVEGLPGVGLVGKIAADHLVDEFDMDLYATVHCESLAPVAVYHDGERDVQPPVRIYAAPDADLLVLQSDVPVNAEAVREFADCFTAWLSGRDVTAVYLSGMAAKKGDSPPAMHGVGTGEGGARLEELGVDLPSESGVISGPTGALVNRAAEEGLDSVALVVESDPQFPDPEASRVLIEHGISPLVDVEVSVEDLVEHAEDIREKKEQLAAKMQQAKDEETSQAQPLRMYQ, encoded by the coding sequence ATGGCACACGTCAAGGAACACGTGGACGTCGAGTTCGAGAACCCCCTGCTCGTGGAGGGCTTGCCGGGCGTCGGCCTGGTGGGGAAGATCGCGGCCGACCACCTCGTCGACGAGTTCGACATGGACCTGTACGCGACCGTGCACTGCGAGTCGCTCGCGCCCGTCGCCGTCTACCACGACGGCGAGCGCGACGTCCAGCCGCCGGTCCGCATCTACGCCGCGCCGGACGCCGACCTCCTGGTCCTCCAGAGCGACGTGCCGGTGAACGCGGAGGCGGTCCGCGAGTTCGCGGACTGCTTCACGGCGTGGCTCTCGGGCCGGGACGTGACGGCCGTCTACTTGAGTGGGATGGCCGCGAAGAAGGGCGATTCGCCGCCGGCGATGCACGGCGTCGGGACGGGCGAGGGCGGTGCGCGACTCGAGGAACTCGGCGTCGACCTGCCGTCGGAGAGCGGCGTCATCTCGGGGCCGACGGGCGCGCTCGTGAACCGCGCCGCCGAGGAGGGACTCGACAGCGTCGCGCTCGTCGTCGAGAGCGACCCGCAGTTCCCGGACCCGGAGGCGTCGCGCGTCCTCATCGAGCACGGGATCTCGCCGCTCGTCGACGTCGAGGTCAGCGTCGAGGACCTCGTCGAGCACGCCGAGGACATCCGCGAGAAGAAGGAGCAACTCGCCGCGAAGATGCAGCAGGCCAAGGACGAGGAGACCTCGCAGGCCCAGCCGCTCCGCATGTACCAGTAG
- a CDS encoding DUF790 family protein gives MLTKDLLRVSRRGGYRPVFAGREDRPLAARVLGTFQGHVDERRATLDAALRDLEGEAGEFKLVRGFAKLCEREAVFETRAPVEPERARRAAFVAAEETGGVVTRDEREAAMARAADALAATPGDVDASLFADLDEHQVLAAFDAPWGPEDLLAQYNLSLAQTALFDATEVRVRSSDPKALVSAVKRLRLMYEIRRTDDGREVVVTGPDALFSRSRRYGTRFARLLRTVAKAREWQLAATVDDHGTERELVLSDADPVRVPDAAPVAEVEYDSGVEADFAARFSGLDMDWVLSREPEPLATGHRVMIPDFAFDYAPGGDPDAGPDFRVFFEVMGFWTPEYVEKKLGQLADVEDVDMLVAVDESLGVGEAVAATDARVVTYSGSVRVKDVVDVLREYESDLVADAAAGLPDALAPVDDVVTLATVADREGVSEDALADVAFPEHDLVGRTLVRPAVLDALGDALADGMEYAEAESVLDEHGVDDASAVLSALDYRVEWAGLGTGTIREK, from the coding sequence GTGCTGACGAAGGACCTCCTGCGCGTGTCCCGTCGCGGCGGCTACCGGCCGGTGTTCGCGGGCCGCGAGGACCGGCCGCTGGCGGCGCGCGTGCTCGGGACGTTCCAGGGGCACGTCGACGAGCGTCGGGCGACGCTCGACGCGGCGCTCCGCGACCTGGAGGGCGAGGCGGGCGAGTTCAAGCTCGTGCGGGGGTTCGCGAAGCTCTGCGAGCGCGAGGCGGTCTTCGAGACGCGTGCGCCGGTCGAGCCCGAGCGCGCCCGTCGGGCGGCGTTCGTCGCCGCCGAGGAGACCGGTGGCGTGGTGACTCGCGACGAGCGCGAGGCAGCGATGGCGCGCGCCGCGGACGCGCTCGCCGCGACGCCGGGGGACGTGGACGCGTCGCTGTTCGCGGACCTCGACGAGCACCAGGTCCTCGCCGCGTTCGACGCGCCCTGGGGCCCCGAGGACCTGCTCGCGCAGTACAACCTCTCGCTCGCCCAGACCGCGCTGTTCGACGCGACCGAGGTCCGCGTGCGGTCTTCGGACCCGAAGGCGCTCGTCTCCGCGGTCAAGCGCCTCCGGCTCATGTACGAGATCCGGCGGACGGACGACGGCCGGGAGGTCGTCGTCACCGGTCCGGACGCGCTGTTCTCGCGGTCGCGACGGTACGGGACGCGGTTCGCGCGCCTCCTGCGGACGGTCGCGAAAGCCCGCGAGTGGCAGCTGGCGGCGACCGTCGACGACCACGGCACGGAACGCGAACTCGTGCTCTCGGACGCCGACCCGGTGCGCGTCCCGGACGCGGCGCCCGTCGCCGAGGTCGAGTACGACTCCGGCGTCGAGGCGGACTTCGCCGCGCGGTTCTCCGGCCTCGACATGGACTGGGTGCTCTCGCGCGAACCGGAGCCGCTCGCGACGGGGCACCGCGTGATGATCCCGGACTTCGCGTTCGACTACGCGCCCGGCGGCGACCCCGACGCGGGCCCGGACTTCCGGGTGTTCTTCGAGGTGATGGGGTTCTGGACGCCCGAGTACGTCGAGAAGAAGCTCGGCCAGCTCGCGGACGTGGAGGACGTCGACATGCTGGTAGCGGTCGACGAGTCCCTCGGCGTCGGCGAAGCGGTTGCGGCGACGGACGCGCGCGTCGTGACGTACTCGGGGTCGGTGCGCGTGAAGGACGTCGTGGACGTCCTCCGCGAGTACGAATCGGACCTGGTCGCCGACGCCGCCGCTGGACTTCCCGACGCGCTGGCGCCCGTGGACGACGTCGTCACGCTCGCCACGGTGGCGGACCGCGAGGGCGTGAGCGAGGACGCGCTCGCGGACGTCGCCTTCCCCGAGCACGACCTCGTCGGGCGGACGCTCGTCCGTCCCGCGGTCCTGGACGCACTCGGCGACGCGCTCGCCGACGGCATGGAGTACGCCGAGGCGGAGTCCGTCCTCGACGAGCACGGCGTCGACGACGCGAGCGCGGTGCTGTCCGCGCTCGACTACCGCGTCGAGTGGGCGGGTCTCGGTACCGGGACGATTCGAGAGAAGTGA